The Tripterygium wilfordii isolate XIE 37 chromosome 1, ASM1340144v1, whole genome shotgun sequence sequence TCTCTCACAGATTACATCCGCGTAAAATTAAATGTTCTAACCAACTCCCTCCGTCAGCCCTCAACTGTAATCGCTATATATCCTTTGATCTTCTTAGCATTCAAATGTACTCCTCATCACACAAACCAGAATCCCCCTCCACGGCAGGCTTCAAGGaacttttcttaatttcttcactTGATCATCCGGCCATTTTtgtgatagtgaagatgatgtGGAGAGCCCAGGTGTGTTTGGTGTTGATGGTTGTTGGTATGCAATATGTGGAAGGAGCACCACAAGTACCATGTTACTTCGTATTTGGTGACTCACTGGTGGACAATGGAAACAACAATCAGCTTTCTTCTCTGGCTAGAGCTGATTATTTGCCTTACGGCATTGACTATCCCGATGGCCCCAGCGGGAGGTTCTCCAACGGTAAAACCACGGTTGATTTCGTAGGTAATTCCTCCCTCTCTCTATCCAACTACACTTAGAATGTCTACACTGCAACTTCATTTGTTACAAGAAGTagatttctgggtttttttatAGATCGATTTTTCTTTTCACTAAGAACCACACTATACAAGCTTTCTCTTTAGACATCCggtatgagtctaaactcaggCATTTAGGTTCGCATGCACATAAATTTTCAACTTGACAATTAGGGTAATGGGTATGGAGCTTGGAATCCTTCCATGTCCATACGGGTTAGTCTAACCCTAGAGACGCATTGTTCCCCCCAAAATTGTGATTTCCTATTTTAGATTAAATATCACGGGTTGAAAATGACTATAAATTCTGATAATTAAGATGCCATGCCATGCCATGCCAATCAATGAGCAAAAGATTGAATGTATTAGTTGAAATTCAGTTTAAACAATTATGAAGCTCATAAATAGTGGGTCCCTTTTATACACTCACTGCCATCCAATTTCTTTTTCTACTAAATAGTAAATATGACAATAATGTCTATCCAATTAAATATGTGGGGAATCGTCAATTGTATCAATTATCCCTAATTACTATTAATTAAAGGTTAGTTGAAACTAACGTAGGTGTTTTAATCATATGACCAGCTGAACTTTTGGGGTTCGACTCTATCATTGGTCCTTATGCAAGTGTCAATGATGATGAAATACTACAAGGGGTGAATTATGCGTCAGCAGCAGCTGGAATTAGAGAGGAAACCGGCCGTCAACTAGTAATTAATCAACAACATTCTTACATATCccaatgtttgttttttttttgtctcattaCAACATTTAAGATAGTTGTGACAAAAATACTGGGATCCTTAATTAATCTGATTATCTATATATGATTGTGTGATTAATGTCTAAACTTAATTAATGATATGGTAGGGCGGTCGCATTACGTTTAGTGGGCAAGTGAGGAACTACCAAAACACAGTGTCGCAAGTGGTGAACTTGTTAGGTGATGACGTCTCAGCTGCACAATACCTAAGCAAGTGCATATACTCAATTGGGATGGGCAGCAATGACTACCTCAACAACTATTTCATGCCACTCTACTACAACACCGGCGACCAGTACACGCCTGATCAATACGCCGACGACCTTATTAACCGTTACGCTACCCAACTGAGAGTCAgtgctcttcttctttttactaATTTCATCTCTCAATTTTGCACCTGCTTGTGTAACTTGGTTGATGATGATATGTTGTTGTGCGGATGGTGCAGAGTTTGTATGACTACGGAGCAAGAAAGTTTGTGTTGTTTGGAATAGGGCAGATTGGGTGCAGCCCAAACCAGTTGGCCCAGAACAGCCCAGATGGAAGAACATGTGATAAGAGAGTTAATGATGCTAATCAGATATTCAATAACAAGCTTAGATCTCTAGTTGGTCAATTCAACAATCAATTCACTGATGCCAAATTCATCTTCATCAACTCTTTTGGGATTAATCAAGATTTATTATCAAATCCCGGAGCCTACGGTGCGTCTAacaatcttcttctctttttattttttatgtatcGTGGGAACGACATCTCTGAGACAAGATCCTTACGGGTGATAAATGTTCTCAATTTCAGGTTTACGGGTGACAAATGTTGGGTGTTGTGGGGTTGGGAGGAACAATGGCCAAATTACATGTTTACCGGGGCAGTCGCCTTGCCCGAACAGGAATGAGTATTTGTTTTGGGATGCATTCCACCCGACGGAGGCCGCGAATGGCATTATTGCGAGAAGAGCATATGCCGCTCAGTCTGCGTCCGATGCTTTTCCGTTCGATATCCGCCGGTTGGCACAGCTCTGAAGATGGAGATGATGGTGTGCTGGGATGctaaaaaaagttttttttttctaagtaTTAATTTCTCTATTATTATTGTGTTGTAATTCTCACGTGATAAAGTGTGTGATCACTTATTTGGAGTATAAGGCATCTCCAACACTGGGATGCAAAATGGGGATGCATAAGTGTACTTTGCATATTCATATGCATACTTTAATGAAATTTCATTCCAACAATGAGTATGTAAAATGggtttccatttaatttatcacttttttttatttttttaataattctaTAAATGTGTAGCCTCTCACTCATCACTTTGTGtcaaatctttcaaaaacaTCAACATGGATCACCCAAATGCTAGTTCTGAGATTTTGAGAGAATTCATTGCTTTCGACTCTGATTCTGAAGATGAGTTGGAACAACTTTTTAATGCCCGAGAGAATGACGATCAACAAGCTAATGGGAGGAGACGAACTGGCCACCGTGGTTCCGTTCCCGGCCATAGAATTATTCAACGCAATCACAATGACGGTCACTCCAGATTGTGGAATGACTATTTCAAGCCAGATCCTGTTTACCATGAAGGTCTATTCAGGAGAAGATTTCGAATGAGTCGAAATCTTTTTCTCCACATTGCAAATGCTGTGGTCGCGAATGATACATATTTTACCCAGAGACGAAATGCAGTTGGAGTTTTAGGGCTATCTGCTCTTCAAAAGATCACCGCAGCGCTTAGGATCCTGGCATACAGGAGTCCAGCAGATACTTTGGACGAGTACATACAGATCGGCGAGAGTACTGCAATTGCAAGTTTAAGAAGGTTTGTCAAAGGAGTTGTTACAGTATTCGGAGAAAGGTACCTGAGGGCACCCGATCAAAACGACGTTCATCGTTTATTAGCACAAAATGAGGAACGTGGTTTTCCTGGTATGCTTGGAAGTATTGATTGCATGCACTGGCAATGGAGGAATTGCCCAACCGCTTGGCAAGGGATGTACACCGGACATTGTCGTTCGCCGACCATTATTTTGGAAGCTGTGGCATCGCGTGATCTGTGGATTTGGCATGCATTTTTTGGAATGCCAGGGTCTCTAAATGATATCAATGTGCTACAAAGATCTCCTGTATTTGGCGCACTAGCTAATGGTCGTGCGCCCGAAGCAAATTACACGATTAATGGTCATCAATACAATATGGGATATTATCTCGCAGATGGCATATATCCTCGTTGGTCTACATTTGTGAAAACAATTCCATGCCCACAATGCCCAAAACGGAAACACTTTGCCAAAATGCAAGAAGCTGCTCGGAAGGATGTAGAGCGTGCTTTTGGGGTCTTACAAGCTCGTTTTGCCATAACACGTGGATCTGCAAGATTTTGGGACGTCGATACGCTTGACGATATTATGACAGCTTGCATAATATTACATAATATGATCGTTGAGGAAAACGGGGGCTCTGACCACATAGACTTCGATGGACTCACAACTCCACCAACAATGTCACATACTCAAACTGCTGAGTTTCGAAGTTTCATCCAAACACATCGTCAAATTAGAGATTCTTCAACCCATTCCCAGTTGCAAGATGACCTTGTAGAGCACTTATGGGCTCGCTTAGGGTCATCCGATTGAGTCCACTATAAGTCACAGTTTGTAGGTAGATATGAaaaaaccctcacgagactaaaACTCGTCCACTAAGGTTTCCTTAGGGGTtcaaaggcttgttgcatgtgctaaatgcaaccgcgattcctgcgtcagtgagttaggttaTATCTTGAAAGTAATGTTTATTTTGGTTTTATGCGTGTCCATGCATGATAATAAATGTTACTTTGTTTCCTTCAGCTCAATCACTATCCAATTAGAAATCCACAACAAGTAGCTCAAACGTAGTGCCAAAACACAGGAGATTAAAGAAAGTTTAGACAATCAtttaacaaaataagaaaacattaaaaattataacCCTTTTTTGCCATTATCTCTATCCTAGCATTCTTCCAATACTCAGCCACCATGGGATCCATGCCTCTAAGGTCTTTGGACATAACTTCTATTTCCCAACTCCTCTCCATCTCCCTTTCCTTTAGCTCTCTATCTCGTTGCTGTTCAAGTAGAGCTCTATCACGTTGTTCATATTTTGCGCGTTCGATATTAAGTTTCTCTTTCAAAATCTCATCCGAAATTGAGGACTTCGATCCACTTGCAGCAAGTTTTTTTGCGGCTTTTGTGCCTAGTGGTCTATCTTGATTAATGGAACGTTCATCATTATCTCCGCCAATGGGAGACTCACTAAGGTCATGTACGGAGACACTAGAAGTCTTATGCCTCTTATTTGAGAGAGTTTCTTGCCATTTAGCTTCATCCTTCAATATAATCCAACAATGCTCAAGTAGAAATGGTTTATGCTCTAAGTCAGCGTACATAGATTTTGCATCATCTACCTGTataagaaatagaaaaataaacatGGTCAAATATTATTCAGTCAAGATAGAAATGATTAAAGTTCAATAATGATTGTCAAATATCATTTATTCAATAAAGGAATGATTAAAGTTCAACATTATCTACAAATGTCTAAAGCATGTGCACTGCAATATGAACAAAATATTTAGAATCTAAGACTTAATACATGAACTCAAATTCCAGCATCAACAATACAAAGTTAGTCACATAGTTAAGTAGGAAAAAATTACCATTCCTTGTTCGGTTTGTCCGCTAGGATGTCTTCCTTCAATTTGACTTAAATAACCAGAAAATTTTTGACACTTCTTGTTAATATCATTCCACCTTTGCTTTAGAGATGCTTGGGTACGGGGACCTCCATGGGTGTTGAAGAATTCACTAATTCTTTGCCAATATCTATTAGCATTTTGAGCATTCCCATGAGTTGAATCTTTACTAGTATTTAGCCAAGCGGAGACAAGGAGTTTGTCATCGTCAATTGAGAAATTCTGACTTCTTCGACTAGTGCCTGTTAAAGGCACAATCTCGGATGGAATTTGTTACTCCAATTGATCAATATTATGATCATCGTTTAATTC is a genomic window containing:
- the LOC120015285 gene encoding GDSL esterase/lipase At4g18970-like, which codes for MYSSSHKPESPSTAGFKELFLISSLDHPAIFVIVKMMWRAQVCLVLMVVGMQYVEGAPQVPCYFVFGDSLVDNGNNNQLSSLARADYLPYGIDYPDGPSGRFSNGKTTVDFVAELLGFDSIIGPYASVNDDEILQGVNYASAAAGIREETGRQLGGRITFSGQVRNYQNTVSQVVNLLGDDVSAAQYLSKCIYSIGMGSNDYLNNYFMPLYYNTGDQYTPDQYADDLINRYATQLRSLYDYGARKFVLFGIGQIGCSPNQLAQNSPDGRTCDKRVNDANQIFNNKLRSLVGQFNNQFTDAKFIFINSFGINQDLLSNPGAYGLRVTNVGCCGVGRNNGQITCLPGQSPCPNRNEYLFWDAFHPTEAANGIIARRAYAAQSASDAFPFDIRRLAQL
- the LOC119996484 gene encoding putative nuclease HARBI1, whose product is MDHPNASSEILREFIAFDSDSEDELEQLFNARENDDQQANGRRRTGHRGSVPGHRIIQRNHNDGHSRLWNDYFKPDPVYHEGLFRRRFRMSRNLFLHIANAVVANDTYFTQRRNAVGVLGLSALQKITAALRILAYRSPADTLDEYIQIGESTAIASLRRFVKGVVTVFGERYLRAPDQNDVHRLLAQNEERGFPGMLGSIDCMHWQWRNCPTAWQGMYTGHCRSPTIILEAVASRDLWIWHAFFGMPGSLNDINVLQRSPVFGALANGRAPEANYTINGHQYNMGYYLADGIYPRWSTFVKTIPCPQCPKRKHFAKMQEAARKDVERAFGVLQARFAITRGSARFWDVDTLDDIMTACIILHNMIVEENGGSDHIDFDGLTTPPTMSHTQTAEFRSFIQTHRQIRDSSTHSQLQDDLVEHLWARLGSSD
- the LOC120015362 gene encoding uncharacterized protein LOC120015362 isoform X1 → MVDDAKSMYADLEHKPFLLEHCWIILKDEAKWQETLSNKRHKTSSVSVHDLSESPIGGDNDERSINQDRPLGTKAAKKLAASGSKSSISDEILKEKLNIERAKYEQRDRALLEQQRDRELKEREMERSWEIEVMSKDLRGMDPMVAEYWKNARIEIMAKKGYNF
- the LOC120015362 gene encoding uncharacterized protein LOC120015362 isoform X2, yielding MYADLEHKPFLLEHCWIILKDEAKWQETLSNKRHKTSSVSVHDLSESPIGGDNDERSINQDRPLGTKAAKKLAASGSKSSISDEILKEKLNIERAKYEQRDRALLEQQRDRELKEREMERSWEIEVMSKDLRGMDPMVAEYWKNARIEIMAKKGYNF